In Biomphalaria glabrata chromosome 8, xgBioGlab47.1, whole genome shotgun sequence, the genomic window taacacagagaaataggaaaaacaaccaaaaaaagcaaaggactctgatccaacttactgacgaactagccctaaaacaccacctacccaataacagagaaaaaattaccaggttttcaaacattacacccggactaaaccacaaacaaccaaccatcaaaacacatttactaaataacaccttaacaaaagaatcaaatccactggagctcaaagtaggcacgcttgaaataatcgaaagctatcaaaaaacagctatccatatttatacagacggatcggctttcaaagctaccatcaatgctggtcttggtgccttcctggtcttccctaaaaataaacactttgagataagcgcaccctgtggtgattactgctcaaacttccaagccgaaattgaggcaattaccatagcactccagacagtggaaaacaaattatatgaaggagtgcaaccaccatcagatattgttgtctttacagactcccaatctactctgcaagcacttaacagcagcacctcaaacagcccaagagagttgacaacactcattgtgataatccaccagatgatatcaaaattaaatatcaatattacactacagtggatccctggacacattgacatcatgggaaatgaaaaggcagataagctatcaaaggcaggttcatctatggaacaaccagatagacctgttaactacctcaccctaaggtcaatgttagtcaacaatcacaaagaggagtggctcaaccaatgggcatcaggaaacacaggcagagccatgtacagagaaatgactacgcctaacaaactggacagtattaacttcctcccccgcaaagaacaatctacaatcttccaactaagaacaggacacacaccactattaaattaccacctgaacaaaataaactccacacaactacccctttgcagacattgcgcccacccctttgaaaccgtaaaccatatcctctttgaatgcccctccctaatccacctttggcagaccctacttccactac contains:
- the LOC106061416 gene encoding uncharacterized protein LOC106061416 — protein: MDNCLSIQVATNKTYQSSLNTIQNQALRLNSGGMRTTPTAACEIDSNIEPLKLRRNRAALEAIERYRRLEDDHPNKLLTQRNRKNNQKKQRTLIQLTDELALKHHLPNNREKITRFSNITPGLNHKQPTIKTHLLNNTLTKESNPLELKVGTLEIIESYQKTAIHIYTDGSAFKATINAGLGAFLVFPKNKHFEISAPCGDYCSNFQAEIEAITIALQTVENKLYEGVQPPSDIVVFTDSQSTLQALNSSTSNSPRELTTLIVIIHQMISKLNINITLQWIPGHIDIMGNEKADKLSKAGSSMEQPDRPVNYLTLRSMLVNNHKEEWLNQWASGNTGRAMYREMTTPNKLDSINFLPRKEQSTIFQLRTGHTPLLNYHLNKINSTQLPLCRHCAHPFETVNHILFECPSLIHLWQTLLPLQPNITNTLYGSAEQLKKTAHFFSLAQSAKELTAQQQ